The window AACAAGATGAGCAACTGACAAGTAGGGCCGGCCTTCGATGATGGAGATGGACTGGTGGGGCTATTTGGATCCGATTTTAAAGGCCCATAAAACTCCTGAATGGAACAACACCTTTATGGGAAAGAGATGGTTCAAAGTAGCCCAACTCCTCTAAAGAAATTTGTCTTTGGGATTTAGTGGTATTGGAGGCCCACCCACCAAGAAAATGACGGGCCctttcaataataataataataataataataataatttattcttgAAATTAGATAGTGAaagttttatttcttaacGTAAAGAAATCATGGGTATTTGAAGGGAACACggcattaaaatttaaatgacaGGTAGGATTTTGATGCTCTTATTTAATTCACACAGTTCTTGTTTGCCatgtttcaaaattgaatCCCATTCTCTTCGAGCTATGGTCCTTTTCCTATGAGTTTGGTGGGTCTTCaaaccaaataaataaataaacaacccATTTATTGGATTCTGGTGGGAATACCGTCCCtctcaaaaggaaaaaataaaaataaattaaataattaagacatttataaaagatttaaaattagGGGTCATCATTCATCATTGTAAATTGATATAATCGATTGAATTCGATTactttagtttattttatttcaatttcagTATTAATAGATTAAGacaaaagtttatttgattattttggttaatttttaatatttaaaatttacaatcgAAAagataaacttttttttttgaggagTTTGGTGGGtttttaaaaccaaataaaataaaatcaaaaaacatATGCACAACccatttatttgattatgtcccttaaaaaaggaaaaataaaaataaattaaaaatgccatattttcactattttttttttgccttaaTGAAAGGGAAATGAAGGAGAGCTCTTCCTTTGATAAAGGACGAGCACGTGCGCACGTGCCTCCGTAAAGAGATCAAGAGCCAAAGCAGagtaaacaaaagaaaaggaagagggAAGAGATTGTCAGTCCAAAAAGGAGCCTCAAACAGAAAACGACAAAAAGAGAGTTGAGACTGAGCTCTCAGTTCGCCGCCCCAACGGCCAACCACCGTGTCACCGCCAGGACAACCACCGCAACGACCGTTAATTAACAGACAAGTTCATCAAAAGACAGCAACAACTTCAAAACTCAAACTGAACCAGTACGTATGATTAAACACTGAAACGAGGAGAATTCTGTAATATTAGTTAAAATGACAACAATACCCTCAGTTGCTCAAAATAACCCCCCGTTAGATACACCCTTCCATCGCTTGGGTATTCAcgtaaaattacaaaaatcatAGTACAGGAAAATTCTACGTACTATACCgtatacaaaataaaaaaaaaaagaaaagcagcCTTGGACCCTCAGATCGAAGCTGAGTCAAATATCGGAGTCATCATCACCGCCAAAGATGGAAACGCGGTTGTaaagcaagaacaaaatcAGAACCAGAAACAGGGCGACCCCAAAAGGGGAGCCGCTGACTCGGTGGATAGAGTCAGGTTCGCCGGTGGAGAAAATGCTGGAGACGAAGGAGCCACGATCCGAGGAAAGGAACTGGATGGTGAGGAGGAGAATGATGGGCAAGAGAAGAAGACCGACCGGACTCAACAGCTCGGTAATGGCTTCCGTTATAGCTTCACCTTGGTCACCGAACAGGAACGGAGCTAACACCACGATGCCCACAACCACTGCCAGGATCACTCCATGGGGTGCACCACCTTGCCTTTCTGGTAACATTGTGCTTGTAGGGTCTggtctcttcttttttttttttttgaggttTGAAGCTTTCTGGGTTTGTGAGAAAGGGTTACAATAACGAGGAGGGAGGGAATGGGAAGGTTGAAATAGGGTTTTCTTCGGGGGGGGGAAGGTACTTAAAGACGCGtttgtcttttctttgctttgtTTACCACGTTTTTACCTGGGAGAGATCAAAAGTAAGATGGGTAGTTCAACTGTTCAAAACCATTTCTTTATGTCTGAAGAGGGACTTTCGGTGTTTTTTAATTGGATTTCCCCTGCTTCTATCATTCATGCACTCGTCAATatcaaataaagtaaattctCGACTCTTTGATGAACCATGAGttctttgtcttcttcttggtaaatttttaagttataaTCAAGTAATAATCAGATGGTGAAGCTTGCTTACTGAATCGGATGGTTAAAACTTTGAACTTAATCTTCGAAGGAGGTAAAAGTCATCTAAAGCTGAATTTCTAGGAGCTAGTATTCGTCCTCAAATGCATCAGCTGAGCAAAAGCAGTACAATTTCGTGCAGGGCAGGATTTGAAAGTTCCACCTAGCTACCTATGACGTAACACGTGCCAGTGGGGCAGAGGCTACATGGGGTGGTTCATAATTCTAGCAGGGAATCGTTAAAAAAACATTATGTGGATGTCATGACACTACATTTTCTTAGTATTTACAAGGAGAGAGTCTGTCTTTATTTTGTGGAAACAAAGGTGATTCCTTTCAATTGCTAGGGCGCGCCGTGTGTGGAAAGCCTCCAAAGTCAATTTAGTTTCACCCATGGCTGCTTTGCCAATTGCATTACAGTTGTACTGGAAACATAGCTTGGCACAGGAGGCACAGCTTCCTTCCGGGGCATAGCTTTTCTTAGTGGAACTTcatcttcttttaaaaattttacagaTTTTGATTGACAGTCTTGGTATCAAGAGTGAGAAAAAAAGGATCTGATACAtggatttttctctctttgtatGATATGGTACTAGTATCTAGTTAAATTATGGAGTATCTTTGAGTTTTCTTTACTCCGTGGTATGCATTTCACCTAAAGTAATTTGGCATTATCATCACCTAAGAACCCTATCCTGACATGACAATGTGCCTATAATTCTTCAGCTTTCTCACTTTGTACGATCAGGGTACCCCGGGGCTGCATCCTGgtcatttttggttttttttttttttcatattatgGGGAAAGCTGAATGCATGAGAAAAGTTAGACCGAATGGGTTAGTCAATAAAGCCATTGAAGGGTTTTTGGACTCTTAGGTTGCAGAAGCATGTGGGAACCCCTTGATGATTGAGTAAAGTTGGAGGATCAATGACCCttcatttcaataaataaatcttttcttCTCTATCATAGTAATAAGATTCAAGAACCCTTTTTCCCATCAATGACCAAAACACCATCCAATTGTCTTCCTTATAGTAAAGAATTTGCCTGCCAATTCAACACCATAAGATACCTGTTTCTGACCTTTTGCtgctatttttttattaagttttcTTCATAAAGTCTTACAGCCCCcgcttttttttccttctttttttctggTTAGCAATTTTGTCCAATTTTGTCTGATATATAGATAACAAATTGGAGATTGTATAGCAGTGGCACGTCATTGAGAGTAAGAAAAtctgaatttgatgatgattaaAGAGCAAAAATAGCAATCTGCTGCCAATAGCATGTGGACAATTTAGTACACAAAGTAAACTGAAGATGCAAGGGACCAAGAGGGTGCAGATTAAATAAATGATTGCAGAGGGGGATTGGATCCCACACCACTTGCTGCAGAGGAaagcatttctttttctttttttttttgtctaattCCCTTGCTTTGATCTTATATAGAAAGTTGGGAAAACGTTTAGTTAATTTACTGTATTACCTCATGattacattaatattttaactttaaGTCACACCCCATTGCTGACAGTTTTGAACCTAGAATCTGAGACACAATCCTTAGGTATCTCTTAAAATAACATGTTGGATACCTGCTAATAACTGTCAAGGATCAAGTGCTTATCATCTGATCAACAGGCAACATAAAGCCAGTGAAGATTGGCCAGGTGATTACCCTTTCAAGTCTACGCAAGTAAATATTTGAGTATCATGAAACATTGGAATCATCTTTAACCCTATAACTCTCATATTGATAAGGTGGGTCATAAGAAAAATAGTGATCGCATGGCAGTCTGCCAGATGTATTGGCCACTGACTCAGAAAACCAAATGATGCATTTCCATTGCTTTACAAGAACATTATTTAGAAGAAAACCAGGAACCAGGAAGAACCTGAGAAGCTAGACAAATGCCAGAGCAAAGAATCAAGGAGTtgaggagaaagaaagagtaGGAAGAGTTGTTTTAAGCACCAATTTATTTGTCAATCATCCACCATAATCACACATTGCAAAGGAGCAGCTTTACTGTCCAGGACACTCCTGAAAGCAAGAACCACAATTGTGAGGATCATTCTGAACACCAACACACTTTCCATCACAGCAAACGAGTCCATAAGCACATGCCTGACCACATGCTCCACAGTTATTGGAATCCCTCAGTGTGTCCCTGCAAAACTGTTGAAAACAACAGGTGCTGCCACCCCAAGGATTCTTCTCACGATCCAAGCAAATTTTAGCGTCTCTGGCACATGACAGCACCCTTTGCCGCCCTCTCGAAGCAGCCCGGAAAAAGTTCAAATGTGTTGAAGCATCATCAGAGTCCTGCAAACTAAGTTCCCTTCCAGCAGCAAACCCATCATCAGACGTTTCAATCAACACAAGGGTGATGAAAAGCAGACAGTTTTTAACAGCATATCTGAAATTGGAGTTTGCAGAAAGCATGGGAACATTACACGGAACACTTGAGATTGGTGATTTTGTATCATTATCTTTGACGAGAAAAGCTGGCCCGATCCGATGAGAAAACTATCAGAGGAgacattaatttttatattgaatttcttatttgaactgGTAGGCTTTGTCAAATAATTAGCATGAAGACAGTCTCATTACGTAGAGGATCAACCTAACACGattcaaaaaattaaggaGTTGAGAAGTGAAGCAGACTTGATCATGACTTGGGTACTTCTAATTTGAGAAGGCAGTTGATGCAGAACATTTCCTATTAATTTTCCTGTTAGTCAATGAGAATTTTgcaacaaatcaaaattttttattgtccAAAAACTTATAATAATAAGCATATGCTAAGGCAAAATTTGCCTTGACTGATGCCAGAAAATAGTTTTTATGGTAGTAGAACGCAGCAAATTTGATCTGATTAAATATTCAAGCTAATCATCTAGAAACCCTTAATTTGCAGCTgatcaacaaaagaaaatattcatATTGACAAATTTGAACAAAAGGGTTATTGAAAAAGGAGATGGTTTGCCATAGAAGCACCAGATTAATTTGCCATTCTTTGCTTTTATGAGTTTTCTGCTAAAGCAAGCTCACTTTTAGTCCAAAGCAAAATTACAAAATGGGGTTTGATTATAGATTAGAAAGGGTGGAATCATGGGAGCACAGAAGGgacaaaacaaaatgaaaaagtccAAAAAAACTACCTTTAGCATTCATATGAAGCATATGCACTATCTGCAGAGAAGAAAGTAGCTAGCAAACCAAACCAGAACCTCATGAGAAAGCTGAAAGCCTGAAACTGTTGTTTTCAAAGTTCAAAAGactaaaaaataattgaagcaGATGTCAGGAGTAACATATAGCTCTATTTTCAGGATTTGGACAACCAGCTCAAATCAACCAAAAGTATGAAGTATTCAATCAATGTATTTAGTTTCTACTTTCTTGCCTCATTCCAGTTTTTCTCTTGCTTCACCACCCGTTTTCACAAAAGCTGTTTGCGCAATCATATTTCCTTCACAATTAATCATTTAGCACTTCTTATACTATAAAAcatataaatcaaattaaacaagtGCTTAATGCCTTGAATGCTGTCATTTatgatttgtgagtgttttctCTTGCAAGTACAGCATGAGTTGAAACGTTGGCACGCAAGCTAAATGCAGATTTGGGCTGCAACATGAATATAATTTAGCCTAGCTAAGGCCTGGTAATATAGACTTAGTCAGGGGCCAAAAATGATATACCAAGCTTATTCCAGCTCCTGCCTGGTTTGACATGTTTAGACATGGAAACAATAAGCTTGGTTCTGATTTGGAACCTTAAACGAAAGGAAGTGAGTAAAACATCTCTGATATTATTGAAATCTTTGTTGAtgaatttgtattttgaaaatgttgCTATATCTGCTAAAACCAGTATCAAAATCTAGCTAATAGGATTAGATTAGGTCCAGAACCAAACATCTTAGTGCAAATCATCTGTGATGCTTCTTGGTCTTAAGTTTAAAGCTTTTTTGCTCTTGCAATTCCATCTTATGACATGCCCCAGAATCCAAATTCGGACTACATTTCCAAAGACATGCAATGTGGTAGGCCATGAGATTTGATTCTCTTTCGTGTGTCACAGCCCCATCTGTTTTTCTCCATTAAACTAGATAATGATAGGGCTACAACTTACATGTGATTCTGATCCAACGTTGGAAACGCTTCTGCACTTTCCagaactaaattttttttgagcCCGTGACAGACAAGGGTCCAATCCATCTGTAAGAGGGGTCCACCAGAGAAAGCATTACATCAAAGCCTGACCATGCAGTCTTGCATTCATTGCCTAATTTGTTCCTAAACTCAACAAGAAATCCACAAGATTTGCCCAAATATCTGATTACACAAAAAAACAACACAGTAACACTATATTTTCATCAATCCATCAAATGCTAGATCTTGGGTTTCTGGTATCTTCAAAGGAAATGGCAACCTATTGATATCGCAATTATgctatattttgattaatatgTATGTGTTCATTTAAGTAATTATG is drawn from Theobroma cacao cultivar B97-61/B2 chromosome 4, Criollo_cocoa_genome_V2, whole genome shotgun sequence and contains these coding sequences:
- the LOC18603517 gene encoding uncharacterized protein LOC18603517, with protein sequence MLPERQGGAPHGVILAVVVGIVVLAPFLFGDQGEAITEAITELLSPVGLLLLPIILLLTIQFLSSDRGSFVSSIFSTGEPDSIHRVSGSPFGVALFLVLILFLLYNRVSIFGGDDDSDI
- the LOC18603518 gene encoding stigma-specific STIG1-like protein 1; its protein translation is MLSANSNFRYAVKNCLLFITLVLIETSDDGFAAGRELSLQDSDDASTHLNFFRAASRGRQRVLSCARDAKICLDREKNPWGGSTCCFQQFCRDTLRDSNNCGACGQACAYGLVCCDGKCVGVQNDPHNCGSCFQECPGQ